A portion of the Oncorhynchus nerka isolate Pitt River linkage group LG27, Oner_Uvic_2.0, whole genome shotgun sequence genome contains these proteins:
- the LOC115111021 gene encoding apelin receptor A-like: protein MTWNMDPTVEYRDTYDYDYGDNETMCDYSEWEPSYSLIPVLYMLIFILGLSGNGVVIFTVWRSKSKRRAADVYIGNLALADLTFVITLPLWAVYTALGYHWPFGVALCKISSYVVLVNMYASVFCLTCLSFDRYLAIVHSLSSSRLRSRGTMLASLGAIWLLSGLLAVPTLLFRTTVDDINSNRTTCAMDFSLVTQNERHESLWIAGLSLSSSALGFLLPFLAMTIFYCFIGCTVTRHFNNLRKEDQKKRRLLKIITTLVVVFAICWTPFHLLKSMDALSYLNLSPSSCGFERFLLVAHPYATCLAYVNSCLNPFLYAFFDLRFRSQCLCLLNLKKAMHGQMSSMSSTLSAQTQKSEIQSLATKV, encoded by the coding sequence TATGATTATGGTGACAACGAAACTATGTGTGACTACTCTGAGTGGGAGCCATCCTACTCCCTTATCCCTGTCCTCTACATGCTCATCTTCATCCTGGGCCTGTCTGGGAATGGAGTGGTCATCTTCACCGTGTGGAGGTCCAAGTCCAAGCGCCGAGCAGCAGACGTCTACATAGGCAACCTGGCCCTGGCTGACCTCACCTTTGTGATCACTCTGCCCCTCTGGGCCGTGTACACAGCACTGGGCTACCACTGGCCCTTTGGTGTGGCCCTGTGTAAGATCAGCAGCTACGTGGTGCTGGTCAACATGTACGCCAGTGTCTTCTGCCTTACCTGCCTGAGCTTTGACCGTTACCTGGCTATCGTCCACTCTCTGTCCAGCAGCCGGCTGCGGTCGCGGGGCACAATGCTGGCCTCCCTGGGGGCCATCTGGCTCCTCTCAGGCCTGCTGGCTGTGCCCACATTGCTGTTCCGCACCACCGTGGACGACATCAACAGCAACCGCACCACCTGTGCCATGGACTTCAGCCTGGTCACCCAAAACGAGAGGCATGAGTCCCTGTGGATCGCAGGACTGAGCCTGTCGTCCTCTGCCCTGGGCTTCCTCCTGCCGTTCCTGGCCATGACCATCTTCTACTGCTTCATCGGCTGCACCGTCACGCGTCACTTTAACAACCTGCGCAAGGAGGACCAGAAGAAGCGTCGTCTGCTGAAGATCATCACCACCCTGGTGGTTGTATTTGCCATCTGCTGGACCCCATTCCACTTGCTGAAGAGCATGGACGCCCTCTCCTACCTgaacctgtctcccagctcctGTGGGTTTGAGCGCTTCCTCCTGGTGGCCCATCCTTATGCTACCTGCCTGGCTTACGTTAACAGCTGCCTCAACCCCTTCCTGTACGCCTTCTTTGACCTGCGCTTCCGCTCCCAGTGCCTGTGCCTGCTCAACCTGAAGAAGGCCATGCATGGACAGATGAGCTCCATGTCCTCCACGCTCAGCGCCCAGACACAGAAGTCAGAGATACAGTCTCTGGCCACCAAAGTgtaa